The following proteins are encoded in a genomic region of Bos javanicus breed banteng chromosome 20, ARS-OSU_banteng_1.0, whole genome shotgun sequence:
- the BASP1 gene encoding brain acid soluble protein 1 yields MGGKLSKKKKGYNVNDEKAKDKDKKAEGAGTEEEGTPKENEAQAAAETPEVKEGKEEKPEKDAQDTTKPEDKEGEKDAEAAKEDAPKAEPEPTEGAEGKPEPPKDAEQEPAAASGPSTGGDAPKASEAEAAEPAAPTKDDKSKEGGDATKTEAPAAPAAQETKSDGAPASDSKPSSTEAAPSSKETPAATEAPSSTPKAQAPAAPADEVKPAETPAANSDQTVAVKE; encoded by the coding sequence ATGGGAGGCAAACTGAGCAAGAAGAAGAAGGGGTACAATGTGAATGATGAGAAGGCCAAGGACAAAGACAAGAAGGCTGAAGGGGCTGGGACAGAAGAGGAGGGAACCCCAAAGGAGAATGAGGCCCAGGCTGCTGCCGAGACCCCAGAGGTGAAGGAGGGCAAAGAGGAGAAGCCGGAGAAGGATGCCCAGGACACCACCAAGCCCGAAGACAAGGAAGGCGAGAAAGATGCCGAGGCGGCCAAGGAAGATGCCCCGAAGGCAGAGCCTGAGCCGACGGAGGGGGCCGAGGGCAAGCCAGAGCCCCCCAAAGATGCTGAGCAGGAGCCGGCGGCTGCCTCAGGCCCCTCCACTGGCGGCGACGCCCCCAAAGCTTCGGAGGCTGAGGCAGCAGAGCCTGCGGCCCCCACCAAGGATGACAAGAGCAAGGAGGGAGGGGACGCCACAAAGACTGAGGCTCCCGCCGCTCCTGCCGCGCAGGAGACGAAAAGTGACGGGGCCCCAGCTTCAGACTCAAAACCCAGCAGCACTGAGGCTGCCCCATCCTCCAAGGAGACGCCGGCAGCCACGGAAGCGCCGAGTTCCACGCCCAAGGCTCAGGCCCCCGCAGCCCCCGCAGACGAGGTCAAACCTGCCGAGACCCCGGCAGCTAATTCCGATCAAACCGTAGCAGTGAAAGAGTAA